Genomic DNA from Paenibacillus donghaensis:
CATATCGCCCTTCCTCCACCTGTGTGCAAAGGCTGTAAAGTGCAGAGATGCTGCGAATCTGCGCCCGATTCAGCATCGTTAAATGCTTGTCAATGCTGGCCACAATGGCCGCGATCTGATCTGTATCGGTGAAGTCAAAATGCTGCATTTCCTTACAGATGTGTTCGACAGCATATTTCTCCCCACGTGCGCGCATGGCCAATTTAAGCGCCTGTATGATCAGAATTTCGTCCATATTGTGCTGGGTGAATTTCCGGTAATTATTGGTTGTGCATCTGCTTGCGGATATAAGTCCTATATTATCCCAATACCGAATGGTAGAAGGAATAATGCCTGTGGACTTGCTCACCGTATCCAGTGAAATCTCCTGAAGCTCAACGTTGTGCTTCTTTTCCCCCAATAAGCGTGTTCTGATATTCTCGCAGACGTATTTGTCATTCCGCAGTGAGACCTGTGCTTGGTTGGCCATCCACAGTGCTTCATCTATTTGGTGCGCCATTACGGGTTTAAGCATATTTGCAATCGCTGACAGAGTAAACCCATGCATCATTTCTCTAATGCAAACGAAATAGGCGATATGTTCTGCGGTGAAGATGCGATACCCACTCTGTGAACGTTCGACAGCCGGAACCATTCCGTTTTCCTCATAGTGTCTGAGCGTCGTTGTGCTTATGTTCAATTTCCTTGCTATATCAACAGGACGCATCTGCATGCATAAAGCCTCCTTCCATGACCTTCAACATTATAAAGGTACTCTAAGGTTTATTCAATAAAAGTCGATAACGACAGTGCCAAATCTCCTTTATTGCGTTAATGTTATATAATTTAAGTAACAAGTCAGCACAGGAGGTAGGGGATGTCAATTATCGAGATCATCAGAGCGCATGAGGGCAACTTGAAGGACGTTTCACTGGAAATACCCAAGAACAAATTGGTTGTATTCACCGGACTCTCCGGTTCAGGGAAATCGACCTTGCTCCTGGATGTCCTATTCAATGAGTGCCAAAGACAATACCTGGAAGCGATTACTATGCAGGGTATTCATAAACCCAAAGTAGAACGCATCCGGGGGGCTTCCCCGGCTATCGCGATTACTCAGAATGACGCAAACAGCAATCCCCGCTCAACCGTAGGGACAATGACAGATATCTATACAGACCTGCGAATGGTCTATGAGAAGCTGGGCCGAAGGAGCTGCCCGCATTGCGGAGAAATGATTTCAGCTGCGGATTGCAAAGAGGAAACGGCAAAGATCGATAATCAGTTTTATGTCTATATGTATTGCTGCAACTGCGCCAAGAGGATGGATAAGGTCACACGTACACATTTTTCCTTCAATACCAGGGAGGGAGCCTGTCCGGCTTGTGACGGTTTAGGCAGATTCCATTCTATCCACAAAGAGCGGGTTGTTAACGAAAAGCTGTCATTGGAAGGTGGGGCAGTAAGCTATTGGGAAGGACAATACGGAACCTATCAAACTTCGATACTGTATG
This window encodes:
- a CDS encoding MerR family transcriptional regulator codes for the protein MQMRPVDIARKLNISTTTLRHYEENGMVPAVERSQSGYRIFTAEHIAYFVCIREMMHGFTLSAIANMLKPVMAHQIDEALWMANQAQVSLRNDKYVCENIRTRLLGEKKHNVELQEISLDTVSKSTGIIPSTIRYWDNIGLISASRCTTNNYRKFTQHNMDEILIIQALKLAMRARGEKYAVEHICKEMQHFDFTDTDQIAAIVASIDKHLTMLNRAQIRSISALYSLCTQVEEGRYEAW